The following are encoded together in the Cyanobacterium aponinum PCC 10605 genome:
- the speD gene encoding adenosylmethionine decarboxylase — MNKVGTHLVVDAWQAPADLLNSPERIRQGLLDAIEAGKATLIDICVHQFSPHGVTATVTLAESHIAIHTWPEYGYFAADLFFCGQGQPKEAMKVLQTALEAKQATMREIDRGFPEVFASQNTTNMFEELVTA; from the coding sequence ATGAACAAAGTGGGTACACATTTAGTCGTTGATGCTTGGCAAGCACCCGCAGATCTTTTAAATAGTCCTGAAAGAATCCGTCAAGGCTTGTTAGATGCAATTGAAGCTGGAAAAGCCACTTTAATAGATATATGTGTACACCAATTTAGTCCCCACGGGGTTACAGCGACTGTTACTTTAGCAGAATCTCATATTGCTATTCATACCTGGCCCGAGTACGGTTATTTTGCGGCAGACTTATTCTTCTGTGGTCAAGGTCAACCCAAAGAAGCCATGAAAGTTCTACAAACAGCATTAGAAGCTAAACAAGCCACTATGAGAGAAATTGACAGAGGTTTCCCCGAAGTCTTTGCTTCTCAAAACACCACTAATATGTTTGAAGAGTTAGTAACAGCTTAA
- a CDS encoding ABC transporter ATP-binding protein translates to MKMTILDVRDLQITFTDDEKQSHVAVDKVNFSLKKGEILGIVGESGSGKSVTSLGIMGLLPPTGKISGGEILFSDSQSSSVVDLVSLSSKQKRDYRGGKIGMIFQEPMSSLNPVYNIGFQIIEAIRLHQDVSETQAKRKAISLLQEVKLLPTDRDLELEYRENNSLKKPTDKDIQQYINKRKQAILRKFPHEMSGGQLQRVMIAIAISCQPIILIADEPTTALDVTVQGTILELLKELCRSREMALIFITHDLAVVANIADSLAVMYQGKIVEYGTATDILLNPQQPYTKGLLACRPRLDETRSYLPTVTDFLENKLETREEKFPVKLKKILLTQPLLTVTNLKVGFRKKTTFPWQKDYFWAVNDVSFQLFPGETLGLVGESGCGKSTLARTILRLIPNHEGNIEFLGQNLTQLPLKSKSLRLLRREMQIVFQNPYNSLNPRRNIGQTILEPMIIHRTGGNQKKRRERVRYLLERVGLNPDWFNRYPHELSGGQRQRVCIARALALNPQLIICDESVSALDVSIQAQVLNLLKELQAEFGLTYIFISHDLSVVKFISDRIIVMNRGKIEEMSTTDQIINNPQREYTRQLIASIPKFPSVA, encoded by the coding sequence ATAAAGATGACCATTCTTGATGTTCGTGATTTACAAATAACTTTCACAGACGATGAAAAACAATCTCATGTTGCCGTAGATAAAGTTAATTTTAGTCTTAAAAAAGGTGAAATTTTAGGCATAGTGGGGGAATCAGGTTCTGGAAAATCCGTGACATCATTAGGAATTATGGGCTTGTTACCTCCAACGGGAAAAATTAGCGGGGGGGAAATATTGTTTTCTGATAGTCAATCATCTAGTGTGGTAGATTTAGTTAGTTTATCCTCAAAACAAAAAAGAGACTATCGAGGCGGGAAAATTGGTATGATCTTTCAAGAGCCAATGAGTTCCCTTAATCCAGTTTATAATATTGGTTTTCAAATAATTGAAGCTATTCGTCTTCATCAAGATGTTTCTGAAACTCAAGCAAAAAGAAAGGCTATTAGTTTACTTCAAGAAGTTAAATTATTACCCACAGATCGAGATTTAGAACTGGAATATAGAGAAAATAATTCCTTAAAAAAACCCACAGATAAGGATATTCAACAATATATTAATAAGCGTAAACAGGCTATTCTCCGAAAATTTCCCCACGAAATGAGTGGCGGACAACTACAAAGAGTAATGATTGCGATCGCAATTTCTTGTCAACCGATTATTTTAATTGCAGATGAACCCACCACAGCTTTAGATGTTACAGTACAAGGGACAATATTAGAATTGCTAAAGGAATTGTGCCGTAGTCGAGAAATGGCATTAATCTTTATCACTCACGACTTAGCCGTTGTCGCCAACATAGCTGATAGTTTAGCAGTAATGTATCAAGGTAAAATAGTGGAGTATGGCACAGCTACAGATATTCTTTTAAATCCTCAACAACCTTATACCAAAGGCTTGTTAGCCTGTCGCCCTCGCTTAGACGAAACTAGAAGCTACTTACCCACCGTCACCGATTTCTTAGAAAATAAATTAGAAACTCGAGAAGAAAAATTCCCCGTTAAACTAAAAAAAATTCTTCTAACTCAACCTTTGCTTACCGTAACAAATCTCAAAGTTGGTTTTCGGAAAAAAACCACATTTCCTTGGCAAAAAGATTATTTTTGGGCGGTTAATGACGTTAGTTTTCAACTTTTTCCTGGAGAAACATTAGGTTTAGTGGGAGAGTCTGGCTGTGGTAAATCCACCCTCGCTCGTACTATCTTAAGACTGATTCCCAATCACGAAGGAAATATCGAGTTTTTAGGACAAAATTTAACTCAATTACCCTTAAAAAGTAAAAGTTTAAGACTTTTAAGACGAGAAATGCAGATTGTCTTTCAAAATCCCTATAATTCCCTTAACCCTCGCCGAAATATTGGTCAAACCATTCTCGAACCAATGATAATTCATCGCACTGGGGGCAATCAAAAAAAACGTAGAGAAAGAGTGAGATATTTATTAGAAAGAGTTGGTTTGAATCCTGATTGGTTTAATCGTTATCCCCATGAGTTATCTGGAGGGCAACGTCAGAGAGTTTGTATTGCAAGGGCATTGGCATTAAATCCCCAGTTAATCATTTGTGATGAGTCTGTTTCTGCCTTAGATGTTTCTATTCAAGCACAGGTACTAAATCTACTCAAAGAATTACAAGCAGAATTTGGCTTAACCTACATTTTTATCTCCCATGACTTAAGTGTCGTTAAATTTATCAGCGATCGCATCATCGTCATGAATCGGGGTAAAATAGAAGAAATGTCCACCACAGATCAAATTATTAATAATCCTCAAAGAGAATATACCCGTCAACTTATTGCTTCTATTCCTAAATTCCCCAGTGTGGCGTAA
- the glgB gene encoding 1,4-alpha-glucan branching enzyme, with protein MPSKITIEQVNQIVNNLHHNPFEILGCHLISERQRQKTWVIRAYLPKADSVSVMLPDSRRQYPMKSVHHPHFFECEIKTEKLDTYKLKVKEGKQEKIIYDPYKFKDSPITDYDIYLFGEGNHYRIYEKLGAHVIELDGVKGVYFAVWAPNARNVSVIGDFNSWDGREHQMSKKKDMIWELFIPDLDFGTHYKYEIKNWEGHIYIKSDPFAFSQEARPKTASVVSDLDTYPWQDQEWLEKRSKSDPLTQPVAVYEVHLGSWLHTSEEEPLKQYGTKAEIVHASEYKPSARYLTYYELAEKLIPYVKKLGYTHIELLPLAEHPYDGSWGYQVTGYYAPTSRYGTPEDLMYFIDQCHQNGIGVILDWVPGHFPKDAHGLAYFDGTHLFEHQDPRKGEHKSWGTLVFNYGRNEVRNFLIANALFWFDKYHIDGIRVDAVASMLYLDYDREDGEWIPNEFGGRENIEAVEFIRQVNTTIFEQYPGILSIAEESTAWAMVSRPPYMGGLGFNMKWNMGWMHDILDYFSMDPWFRQFHQNNVTFSMWYHQNENFMLAFSHDEVVHGKSSMIGKMPGDEWQKFANLRSLFSYMYAHPGKKTMFMSMEFGQWSEWNINTDLEWHLLQFDRHKQLQKFFIDLNHLYKSEPALYERDFEGDGFQWIDCSDNRHSVVSFIRRGADINDFIVIICNFTPQPHSHYRIGVPRAGFYREIFNSDSRDYGGSNMGNLGGKMTDEWFFHNYDHSLDLCLPPLGVLMLKPEPIQQEEVIEENNIPEDFIDESVSLEEE; from the coding sequence ATGCCTAGCAAAATTACTATTGAGCAAGTTAATCAAATAGTTAACAACCTGCACCATAATCCCTTTGAGATATTAGGCTGTCACTTAATTTCAGAAAGGCAAAGGCAAAAAACATGGGTAATCCGTGCATATTTACCAAAAGCTGATAGTGTATCAGTGATGTTACCAGATAGTCGCCGACAATATCCAATGAAATCGGTACATCATCCCCATTTTTTTGAATGTGAAATCAAAACCGAAAAATTAGATACCTACAAATTAAAAGTAAAAGAAGGTAAACAAGAAAAGATAATTTATGATCCTTATAAATTCAAAGACTCCCCCATCACTGATTATGATATTTACCTATTCGGAGAAGGAAACCACTATCGCATCTATGAAAAATTAGGGGCTCATGTCATTGAATTAGATGGAGTGAAGGGAGTATATTTTGCCGTTTGGGCGCCTAATGCCCGTAATGTCTCTGTGATTGGGGATTTCAATTCATGGGATGGCAGAGAACATCAAATGAGTAAAAAAAAGGATATGATTTGGGAATTATTTATTCCTGATCTCGATTTTGGTACTCACTACAAATATGAAATTAAAAATTGGGAGGGTCATATCTATATTAAATCAGATCCCTTTGCTTTTTCTCAAGAAGCACGTCCAAAAACCGCTTCAGTGGTCAGTGATTTAGATACCTATCCATGGCAAGATCAAGAATGGTTAGAAAAACGTAGTAAAAGCGATCCTTTAACTCAACCTGTAGCCGTATATGAAGTTCACTTGGGGTCATGGTTGCACACATCAGAAGAAGAGCCTTTAAAACAGTATGGCACAAAAGCTGAAATTGTCCATGCTTCTGAATATAAACCCTCTGCCCGTTACTTAACCTATTATGAGTTGGCAGAAAAATTAATTCCCTACGTTAAAAAATTGGGCTATACTCACATTGAATTATTACCTCTAGCAGAGCATCCTTATGATGGTTCATGGGGTTATCAGGTAACGGGATATTATGCCCCTACTTCTCGTTATGGTACTCCTGAAGATTTAATGTATTTTATTGATCAGTGTCATCAAAATGGGATTGGAGTTATTTTAGATTGGGTGCCGGGGCATTTTCCTAAGGATGCTCATGGTTTAGCCTATTTTGATGGTACACATTTATTTGAACATCAAGACCCTAGAAAAGGAGAACATAAGAGTTGGGGTACTTTAGTGTTTAATTATGGTAGAAATGAAGTCCGTAATTTTTTGATTGCTAATGCCCTTTTCTGGTTTGATAAATATCATATTGATGGGATTAGGGTGGATGCGGTGGCTTCGATGCTTTACTTGGATTATGATCGAGAAGATGGAGAGTGGATTCCCAACGAATTTGGCGGTAGAGAGAATATTGAGGCGGTAGAGTTCATTAGGCAAGTTAATACGACTATTTTTGAGCAGTATCCTGGTATTTTATCCATTGCGGAGGAGTCAACTGCATGGGCAATGGTTTCTCGTCCTCCTTATATGGGGGGTTTGGGTTTTAACATGAAATGGAATATGGGCTGGATGCACGACATTTTGGACTATTTCAGTATGGATCCTTGGTTTCGTCAATTCCATCAGAATAACGTTACTTTCAGTATGTGGTATCACCAAAATGAGAATTTTATGTTGGCGTTTTCTCATGATGAAGTTGTCCATGGCAAAAGTAGTATGATTGGTAAAATGCCGGGGGATGAGTGGCAAAAGTTTGCTAATTTAAGGAGTTTATTTAGTTATATGTATGCTCATCCGGGTAAAAAAACCATGTTTATGAGTATGGAGTTTGGACAGTGGAGCGAGTGGAATATAAATACTGATTTGGAGTGGCATTTATTACAGTTCGATCGCCATAAACAGTTACAAAAGTTTTTTATTGACTTGAATCATCTATATAAGAGCGAACCTGCTTTGTATGAAAGGGATTTTGAGGGGGATGGTTTTCAGTGGATAGATTGTAGCGATAACAGACATAGTGTAGTTTCTTTTATTCGTCGTGGAGCAGATATTAATGATTTTATTGTGATTATCTGTAATTTTACTCCCCAACCCCATAGTCATTATCGTATTGGAGTGCCTCGTGCTGGTTTTTATAGGGAAATTTTCAATAGTGATTCAAGAGATTATGGTGGTAGTAACATGGGTAATTTAGGAGGAAAAATGACGGATGAGTGGTTTTTCCATAACTACGATCATTCTCTCGATTTATGTTTACCTCCTTTGGGTGTATTGATGTTAAAGCCTGAGCCTATACAACAGGAAGAGGTGATAGAAGAGAACAATATCCCAGAAGATTTCATTGATGAATCTGTTAGTTTAGAAGAAGAATGA
- a CDS encoding M20 family metallopeptidase → MLDKIKDIAQEIAPRLIEIRRHFHAHPELSGQEYQTAAYVAGVLSSCGLSVQEGIGKTGVIGELKGNGSQDRTLAIRTDMDALPIHEATSLDFVSRVPGVMHACGHDVHTTVGLGTAMILAQMCDRIDGNIRFLFQPAEEIAQGALWMVADGAMKDVDAIFGVHVFPTIPARSVGIRYGALTSAMDDLEIIIQGEAGHGARPHQAIDAIWISAQVITALQQAISRTHNPLHPLVLTIGQINGGSAPNIIADQVKMVGTVRSLHPEIRENLPSWIKGIVEGICNIYGAKCEIKYNHRLPSVQNDLNLTKIMEKAAMEALGEEQVINILEPSLGAEDFAVYLDYAPGTMFRLGIGMEDKKNYPLHHPRFELDESSIITGVITMAYSAYQYFHFH, encoded by the coding sequence ATGCTAGATAAAATTAAAGATATTGCTCAAGAAATTGCCCCTAGATTAATTGAAATCCGTCGTCATTTCCATGCTCATCCTGAATTAAGTGGACAAGAATATCAAACGGCGGCTTATGTGGCAGGGGTTTTGTCTTCCTGTGGTTTGTCGGTGCAAGAGGGTATTGGCAAAACTGGGGTAATTGGAGAATTGAAGGGTAATGGTAGTCAAGATCGCACTTTAGCTATTCGCACGGATATGGATGCTTTGCCGATTCATGAGGCCACTTCCCTTGATTTTGTGTCCCGTGTGCCGGGGGTCATGCACGCCTGTGGGCATGATGTACATACCACTGTAGGATTGGGAACGGCGATGATTTTAGCTCAAATGTGCGATCGCATCGATGGTAATATTCGCTTTTTGTTTCAACCTGCGGAAGAAATTGCACAGGGAGCTCTTTGGATGGTCGCTGATGGAGCGATGAAGGATGTGGATGCCATTTTTGGGGTTCATGTTTTTCCAACTATTCCTGCTCGTTCTGTGGGCATTCGCTATGGTGCTTTAACTTCGGCAATGGATGATTTAGAAATTATAATTCAAGGTGAAGCAGGTCATGGTGCAAGACCTCATCAAGCTATTGATGCCATTTGGATTTCGGCACAGGTAATCACGGCTTTACAACAGGCCATCAGTCGCACCCACAATCCTTTACATCCTTTAGTTTTAACCATTGGACAAATTAACGGTGGGAGTGCCCCTAATATCATAGCGGATCAAGTAAAAATGGTGGGAACAGTGCGATCGCTCCATCCTGAAATTAGAGAAAATTTACCTAGTTGGATAAAAGGAATTGTTGAAGGTATTTGCAATATATACGGTGCAAAATGTGAAATTAAATATAATCATCGTCTCCCCAGTGTACAGAATGACCTCAATTTAACGAAAATAATGGAAAAAGCGGCAATGGAGGCTTTAGGAGAAGAACAAGTTATCAATATCTTGGAGCCATCTTTAGGAGCAGAAGATTTCGCTGTTTATTTAGATTATGCACCGGGTACAATGTTTCGCTTGGGTATTGGAATGGAAGATAAAAAAAATTATCCTCTGCATCATCCTCGCTTTGAATTAGACGAATCATCAATTATTACTGGAGTTATTACGATGGCTTATAGTGCTTACCAATACTTTCATTTCCATTGA
- a CDS encoding IS4 family transposase — MSENDAIVSHLSELLTPSIFAQQSLFRDLGMRNRVLNLSLMTAAILTLLWRNVPSVNELTRILNREGFLWVDPTKVSQKALSDRFLTFPSILFEQIFKQLLPKFKERWQKRTNRPLPDSVCFSLTKFKQIWIVDGSTLEALFRKLDSLKDIPTGKLAGKMAVVMDLATRLPVEIWVEENPSISDVKFEENILNLVKSQTLLLLDRGFYHFLFWQELITRNIDFITRIKKGASIEILKRFTNSHDLRDSLINIGDGRKKTPIVTLRLVEIRSKNKWHSYLTSVTSPEILPPHVVVNLYGKRWRIEEAFNTVKRLLGLSYLWTGSINGIKLQIWGTWLFYGVLIDLGDAVAEELSLPFDSISIEMIYRGLYHFIVANNKGKAKEVVKYFSAPENRDLGIIKRKRKPRQKLIIAPFPELGKNQKNFFFENSLTPCF, encoded by the coding sequence TTGAGTGAAAATGATGCTATTGTTTCCCATTTGTCTGAACTTTTAACCCCTTCTATTTTTGCCCAACAGAGTCTGTTTCGTGATTTGGGAATGAGAAATCGTGTTCTCAATTTATCATTAATGACCGCAGCAATATTGACTCTTTTATGGCGAAATGTCCCCAGTGTCAACGAATTAACTCGTATTTTGAATCGGGAGGGTTTTTTGTGGGTAGATCCGACAAAAGTAAGTCAAAAAGCACTATCTGACCGATTTTTAACTTTTCCCTCCATTTTATTTGAACAAATATTCAAACAATTACTACCAAAATTCAAGGAAAGATGGCAAAAAAGAACCAATCGTCCACTCCCTGATAGTGTCTGTTTTTCTTTAACAAAATTTAAGCAGATTTGGATTGTTGATGGTTCAACATTGGAAGCATTGTTCAGAAAATTAGATAGTTTAAAAGATATTCCTACAGGAAAATTAGCGGGGAAAATGGCAGTAGTGATGGATTTAGCAACCAGATTACCCGTAGAAATTTGGGTAGAAGAAAATCCCAGTATTTCTGATGTTAAATTTGAAGAAAATATTCTAAATTTAGTAAAAAGTCAGACTCTATTATTGTTGGATAGAGGATTTTATCATTTTCTATTTTGGCAAGAATTAATAACAAGAAATATTGATTTTATTACGAGAATAAAAAAAGGGGCATCTATAGAAATATTAAAACGATTTACGAATAGTCATGATTTGAGAGACAGCCTAATAAATATAGGTGATGGAAGGAAGAAAACGCCAATTGTGACCTTACGTCTGGTTGAAATTAGGTCAAAAAATAAGTGGCATTCTTATTTGACATCAGTAACAAGCCCTGAAATTTTACCCCCTCATGTGGTGGTCAACTTATATGGAAAACGTTGGCGAATAGAGGAGGCATTTAATACAGTAAAAAGATTATTAGGTCTGAGTTATTTATGGACAGGTTCAATCAATGGAATTAAGTTACAAATATGGGGAACTTGGCTATTTTATGGAGTATTAATAGACTTAGGAGACGCAGTAGCAGAGGAATTATCATTACCATTTGATTCAATCTCAATAGAAATGATATATAGAGGATTGTACCACTTTATAGTTGCTAACAATAAAGGCAAAGCAAAAGAGGTGGTTAAATATTTTTCAGCCCCAGAAAACAGAGATTTAGGAATTATAAAAAGGAAGAGAAAACCAAGGCAGAAATTGATTATTGCTCCGTTTCCAGAATTGGGAAAAAATCAGAAAAACTTTTTCTTTGAAAATTCCTTGACACCTTGCTTTTAA
- a CDS encoding aldo/keto reductase, whose product MKYRRFGKTELNISVFSLGLMRCCYSQSQLLSTVAKAFELGINHLELARGYGNSEAYLGRALKELNIPREKVIITTKLTPHEDKNTFSQWLDESLLNLQTDYIDCLAIHGINTPSHLDFIQKTDFLEILNKAKNEGKIKHFGFSSHGSLELIKEAILTDLFEFINIHYYYFFQRNYSVLELAKKLDLGVFIISPADKGGLLYQPSPKLEKLCKPFSPLLLTYRFLLCDRRISTLSLGASNPEELIYPLTVADRDEPLNKKEIDTFNHIENTLKQTLKTDHCSQCYQCLPCPENINIPEILRLRNLGVGLEMTEYAKYRYQMFENAGHWFWGRKGDKCTECGECLPKCPEKLNIPALLADSHDRFKGSARRRLWEN is encoded by the coding sequence ATGAAATATCGCCGTTTTGGCAAAACAGAACTAAATATATCCGTGTTTTCCCTCGGTTTAATGCGTTGTTGCTACAGTCAATCTCAGTTATTGTCAACCGTAGCAAAAGCCTTTGAGTTGGGTATTAATCATTTAGAATTAGCAAGAGGATATGGTAACAGCGAAGCCTATTTGGGTCGTGCTTTAAAGGAGTTAAACATTCCCCGTGAAAAAGTTATTATTACGACTAAATTAACCCCCCATGAAGATAAAAATACTTTTAGTCAATGGTTAGATGAGTCTCTTCTAAATCTACAAACTGATTATATAGATTGTCTTGCTATTCACGGAATAAATACACCATCACACTTAGATTTTATACAAAAAACAGATTTTTTAGAAATATTAAATAAGGCAAAAAATGAAGGAAAAATAAAACATTTTGGATTTTCTAGTCATGGCAGTTTAGAACTAATTAAAGAAGCTATTTTAACTGATTTATTTGAGTTTATTAACATTCATTATTATTATTTTTTTCAACGTAATTATTCAGTATTAGAATTAGCAAAAAAACTAGATTTAGGAGTATTTATTATTTCTCCCGCCGACAAAGGAGGACTTTTGTATCAACCTTCTCCGAAATTGGAAAAACTTTGTAAACCTTTTTCTCCTCTACTTCTAACTTATCGCTTTTTACTGTGCGATCGCCGTATTTCAACCTTAAGTTTAGGTGCTAGTAACCCAGAAGAATTAATTTATCCTCTCACAGTTGCCGACAGAGATGAACCATTAAATAAGAAGGAAATAGACACATTCAACCACATAGAAAATACCCTTAAACAAACTCTAAAAACAGATCATTGTTCTCAATGTTATCAATGTCTTCCTTGCCCTGAAAATATAAATATTCCTGAAATTTTAAGATTACGAAATTTAGGAGTTGGCTTAGAAATGACAGAATATGCAAAATATCGCTATCAAATGTTTGAAAACGCAGGACATTGGTTTTGGGGAAGAAAAGGAGATAAATGTACTGAATGCGGTGAATGTTTGCCAAAATGCCCAGAAAAACTCAATATACCGGCATTATTAGCGGATAGTCATGATCGCTTTAAAGGCAGTGCAAGAAGACGTTTATGGGAAAACTAA
- a CDS encoding bifunctional nuclease family protein — protein sequence MIEMKVAAIALDAISRSPIILLKDATERRALPIYIGQDQARSIIGALEQQVSPRPLTHDLIVNILSAWNLRLDRIIINALEDNTFYALLCLKGGELEQQIDCRPSDAIALALRAGCPIWVMEEVILDASIPVDRDADEEEREAFRDFVSNLSPEELIRRARKSNSED from the coding sequence ATGATTGAAATGAAAGTGGCGGCGATCGCACTTGATGCTATTAGTAGGAGTCCGATCATTCTCTTAAAGGATGCCACAGAACGCCGTGCATTGCCAATATATATCGGACAGGATCAAGCAAGGTCAATTATTGGGGCGTTAGAACAACAGGTTTCTCCTCGTCCTTTAACTCATGATTTAATAGTTAATATTCTTTCTGCTTGGAATTTAAGACTCGATCGCATTATTATTAATGCTTTAGAAGATAATACATTTTATGCTCTTTTATGTCTCAAAGGCGGAGAATTAGAACAGCAAATTGATTGTCGTCCCAGTGATGCGATCGCCCTTGCCCTACGAGCTGGTTGTCCTATTTGGGTGATGGAAGAAGTAATACTAGATGCTTCAATCCCCGTTGATAGAGATGCAGACGAGGAAGAAAGAGAGGCATTCAGAGATTTTGTCTCGAATTTAAGCCCTGAAGAATTAATCCGTCGCGCCCGAAAAAGTAACAGCGAAGATTAA
- the nagA gene encoding N-acetylglucosamine-6-phosphate deacetylase: MTSTKTSFIITNGRLVGYSDLQTLVIENGNIKSIQPSHFKTNSDLDLEGDYLSLGGFDLQINGGLGLAFPDLCFDDIDKLHDICAYLWSTGVDQFLPTIVTTSVEKIHQSLKVIQEFKREKPRKNEAEIIGVHLEGPFLNYEKRGAHPPEYLLPLTLDNIKIVLGAYADVVKIITLAPELDEKKEVIPYLQSLGIVISLGHSQATAEDAIIAFQQGASMVTHAFNAMPNLHHRQAGLLGEAIVNPHVYCGLIADGNHVCPTMLKLILQASNYHQGVFVVSDALAPIGLGDGVYPWDSRTIEVKNGTARLPDGTLSGTTLPLFVGVQNLYEWGICNIEDAIALVTDAPRKALNMPCLEVSSPANLIRWHEDKQNKKLHWQRIQH, encoded by the coding sequence ATGACATCAACAAAGACTAGCTTTATCATCACTAACGGGAGGCTAGTGGGTTATTCTGACTTACAAACTCTAGTGATCGAAAATGGTAACATAAAATCTATACAGCCCTCTCATTTCAAGACTAATTCAGATTTGGATTTAGAAGGAGATTATCTTTCTTTAGGGGGATTTGATTTACAAATTAATGGCGGATTAGGATTAGCTTTCCCTGATCTTTGTTTTGATGATATAGATAAATTGCATGATATTTGTGCTTATTTGTGGTCAACGGGAGTAGATCAATTTTTACCCACTATTGTCACCACTTCTGTTGAAAAAATTCATCAATCTTTAAAAGTTATTCAAGAGTTTAAACGGGAAAAACCAAGAAAAAATGAAGCTGAAATTATAGGGGTTCATTTGGAAGGACCTTTTTTAAATTATGAGAAAAGAGGCGCTCACCCCCCAGAATATTTGTTACCTTTAACCCTCGATAACATCAAAATAGTTTTAGGGGCATATGCAGATGTAGTAAAAATAATAACTCTTGCTCCTGAATTAGATGAGAAAAAAGAAGTTATTCCTTATTTGCAGTCTTTGGGCATAGTGATAAGTTTAGGACATTCTCAAGCTACAGCAGAAGACGCTATAATTGCTTTTCAACAAGGAGCATCCATGGTTACTCATGCTTTTAATGCCATGCCGAATCTTCATCATCGACAGGCGGGTTTATTGGGGGAGGCTATTGTTAATCCTCATGTTTATTGTGGTTTGATAGCAGACGGTAATCATGTTTGTCCGACTATGCTTAAATTGATTTTACAAGCTAGTAATTATCATCAAGGGGTGTTTGTGGTTAGTGATGCCTTAGCCCCCATTGGCCTGGGCGACGGTGTTTATCCTTGGGATAGTCGTACTATTGAAGTCAAAAATGGTACTGCTAGGCTTCCTGATGGTACTTTATCTGGTACTACTTTGCCTTTGTTTGTTGGGGTTCAAAATTTGTATGAATGGGGTATTTGTAATATAGAAGATGCGATCGCACTTGTGACTGATGCACCAAGAAAAGCCTTAAATATGCCTTGTTTAGAAGTTAGTTCTCCTGCTAATTTAATCCGTTGGCATGAGGATAAGCAAAATAAAAAACTCCATTGGCAAAGAATCCAACATTAA